Proteins found in one Campylobacter concisus genomic segment:
- the abc-f gene encoding ribosomal protection-like ABC-F family protein: protein MALIDLIDVSKKFGANEILNAVNFSVNENEKIAIIGKNGSGKSTLMKIISGEVAVDSGRRIVQNLISVEMLAQTPNFNATFTVRQALNNELKEIFDAISEYEKSGVLLANDPENKEILKEQERLLKFIEAKDGWNIEHKIERILQEFKLKEYENRPICSLSGGEIRRVALGALILKKPDVLLLDEPTNHLDVYMVKFLEDMLKSSNQSIVFISHDRYFIDALATRCVEVEDASLKNFEGGYANYLTKKEEILASLAKSHETLLKQLKAEEEWLRRGVKARLKRNEGRKERVLAMREEAKKNPGVIRRVRLELERASKNFNQTQSQNRKKMLFEFKNLSKSIDGKVLFEKFDARVLQGERIAIVGRNGSGKSTLLKILLGLEKPSSGEIKRGEVSIGYFDQARNVLDDDKSLIETFCPNGGDHVLVRGRNMHVYGYLKNFLFPKEFLDKKIGVLSGGEKNRVALALLFTKTYDVLVLDEPTNDLDIATINILEDYLQSFEGAILLVSHDRYFVDKMANKLWAFEGTKINVLHEEYSVYLELEDELKELDKFEKELANNQNEAKQKSKTGVKLSYKQTQILNTYPDKISALEARVTELNEELSDPKIYQEVGLTKLYEELEKAKAELESLENEYFEVLEIAEELE from the coding sequence ATGGCATTAATCGACCTGATAGACGTAAGTAAAAAATTTGGCGCAAATGAGATTTTAAACGCTGTAAATTTTAGTGTAAATGAAAATGAAAAAATAGCGATCATCGGTAAAAACGGCAGCGGTAAAAGCACGCTTATGAAGATCATCTCTGGCGAAGTGGCAGTAGATAGTGGCAGACGCATAGTGCAAAACTTAATAAGCGTCGAGATGCTAGCTCAAACTCCAAATTTTAACGCGACTTTTACCGTAAGGCAGGCACTAAATAATGAGCTAAAAGAGATATTTGATGCGATAAGCGAGTATGAAAAAAGTGGCGTCTTGCTAGCAAATGACCCAGAGAACAAAGAAATTTTAAAAGAGCAAGAGAGACTATTAAAGTTTATAGAGGCAAAGGATGGCTGGAATATCGAGCATAAGATCGAGCGAATTTTGCAAGAATTTAAGCTAAAAGAGTATGAAAATAGACCCATTTGCTCGCTAAGTGGCGGCGAGATCAGACGCGTGGCACTGGGTGCGCTCATCCTTAAAAAGCCAGATGTGCTGCTGCTTGATGAGCCGACAAACCACCTTGATGTTTACATGGTCAAATTTCTTGAAGATATGCTAAAGAGCTCAAATCAAAGTATAGTTTTCATAAGCCACGATAGGTATTTTATCGATGCGCTGGCAACCAGGTGCGTTGAGGTCGAGGATGCAAGCTTAAAAAATTTCGAGGGTGGATATGCAAACTATCTAACCAAAAAAGAGGAAATTTTAGCAAGCCTTGCAAAGTCGCATGAGACTCTGCTAAAACAGCTAAAGGCTGAAGAGGAGTGGCTAAGAAGAGGCGTGAAAGCTAGGCTAAAGCGAAACGAGGGTAGAAAAGAGCGGGTGCTTGCTATGCGAGAAGAAGCCAAGAAAAACCCAGGCGTGATAAGGCGTGTGAGACTTGAGCTGGAGCGTGCGAGTAAAAATTTCAACCAAACGCAGAGCCAAAACCGCAAAAAAATGCTCTTCGAGTTTAAAAATTTAAGCAAAAGCATAGACGGCAAAGTGCTTTTTGAGAAATTTGACGCAAGGGTCTTGCAGGGCGAGAGGATCGCCATTGTGGGGCGTAACGGCAGTGGCAAGAGCACTTTGCTTAAAATTTTACTAGGACTTGAAAAGCCAAGTAGTGGAGAGATAAAAAGAGGCGAGGTGAGCATCGGCTACTTTGATCAAGCTAGAAATGTCCTTGATGATGATAAAAGCCTAATAGAGACGTTTTGCCCAAATGGCGGCGATCACGTGCTAGTTCGTGGACGAAATATGCATGTTTATGGCTATCTTAAAAATTTTCTCTTCCCAAAGGAATTTCTGGATAAAAAGATAGGCGTTTTAAGTGGCGGCGAGAAAAACCGCGTGGCACTTGCGCTTCTTTTTACAAAAACCTACGATGTGCTGGTGCTTGACGAGCCGACAAACGATCTTGACATCGCAACTATTAATATCTTAGAAGACTACTTGCAAAGCTTTGAGGGAGCGATCTTACTAGTAAGTCACGATAGGTATTTTGTCGATAAGATGGCAAATAAACTTTGGGCGTTTGAGGGCACAAAGATAAATGTCTTGCATGAAGAATATAGCGTCTATTTGGAGCTTGAAGATGAGCTAAAAGAGCTTGATAAATTTGAAAAAGAGCTTGCAAATAACCAAAATGAAGCCAAGCAAAAGAGCAAAACCGGCGTAAAACTAAGCTACAAACAAACGCAAATTTTAAATACATATCCAGATAAAATTTCGGCCCTTGAAGCAAGAGTGACCGAGCTAAACGAGGAGCTTAGCGATCCAAAAATTTATCAAGAAGTGGGACTAACTAAGCTTTATGAAGAGCTTGAAAAGGCAAAAGCTGAGCTAGAAAGCCTAGAAAATGAGTATTTTGAAGTGCTTGAGATCGCCGAGGAGCTAGAGTAG
- a CDS encoding MATE family efflux transporter, translated as MNLSMRKLVVPIFLDMFLHFITLIINTYMVTKVSVHLVGAMGAGNQVMDLFMTIFNFLSIGCSVVVAQALGAKKNDLASNVIHASITSNTLFGIFSATIIYVFGYNILNLLNVPKELINDSFSYLHILGFALLFDGIGMVLAAVLRVYNLATAVMLTSILMNVITILGNAISLFGWFNLPNLGLQGVAISTLVGRLVGIFVLAYMLSQKAKVKIYFKKLLVVPFEILKKILSIGLPSAGENLLWMAQYMVAFGFVASMGEASLSVQTIYFQITLLILLCGASISVANEVIVGHLVGASEFNEAYTRTFRALRLGVFITLVVVLIAYALKYQIMDALNLNENLRAIMLPLFTLSIFLEAGRTFNIVIVNALRASGDAKFPLATGLIFMWGLSLPLGYFLGIYLGWGIIGVWIGFCADEWLRGLANTWRWRSKKWQEKRLV; from the coding sequence ATGAACTTATCTATGAGAAAACTCGTAGTTCCGATATTTTTGGATATGTTTTTACACTTCATTACGCTTATCATCAACACCTACATGGTTACAAAAGTGAGCGTACATCTTGTGGGTGCCATGGGTGCAGGTAATCAGGTGATGGATCTTTTTATGACTATTTTTAACTTTCTAAGTATCGGCTGCTCGGTCGTCGTCGCACAAGCCTTGGGAGCTAAAAAGAACGATCTTGCCTCAAACGTTATACACGCAAGTATCACGTCAAATACGCTCTTTGGTATCTTCTCGGCTACCATTATCTACGTCTTTGGCTACAACATCTTAAATTTACTAAACGTGCCAAAAGAGCTTATAAATGATAGCTTCTCATATCTTCATATCCTTGGCTTTGCCCTACTTTTTGATGGTATCGGCATGGTGCTAGCTGCAGTACTTCGTGTTTATAACCTAGCAACTGCTGTTATGCTAACTTCGATTTTAATGAACGTAATTACGATTTTAGGCAACGCTATCTCCCTTTTTGGCTGGTTTAATCTGCCAAATTTAGGTCTGCAAGGAGTCGCTATCTCGACACTTGTTGGCAGATTAGTAGGCATTTTTGTGCTAGCTTATATGCTAAGTCAAAAGGCAAAAGTTAAAATTTACTTTAAAAAGCTACTTGTCGTGCCATTTGAAATTTTAAAGAAAATCCTCTCAATCGGCCTTCCAAGCGCAGGCGAAAATTTACTCTGGATGGCGCAATACATGGTCGCTTTTGGCTTTGTGGCAAGCATGGGCGAGGCTAGCCTTAGCGTGCAGACCATTTACTTCCAGATCACGCTTCTTATCTTGCTTTGTGGAGCGAGCATTAGCGTGGCAAACGAGGTCATTGTAGGACATTTAGTTGGAGCAAGCGAGTTTAACGAGGCCTACACAAGGACATTTAGGGCGCTAAGACTTGGAGTTTTTATAACGCTTGTAGTCGTGCTTATAGCTTATGCGCTAAAGTATCAAATCATGGACGCACTGAATTTAAACGAAAATTTACGTGCGATCATGCTACCGCTTTTTACACTTTCGATATTTCTTGAAGCTGGCAGAACCTTTAACATAGTCATCGTAAATGCCCTTCGCGCAAGTGGTGATGCAAAATTTCCACTAGCAACTGGGCTTATCTTTATGTGGGGGCTTTCGCTGCCACTTGGATATTTTTTAGGCATCTATCTTGGCTGGGGAATTATCGGCGTTTGGATAGGATTTTGTGCTGATGAATGGCTAAGGGGCCTTGCAAATACGTGGCGTTGGAGAAGCAAAAAATGGCAAGAAAAACGCCTAGTTTAA
- a CDS encoding tetratricopeptide repeat protein encodes MKKMILVSLLAACAFAGDFEDGLKAYAGSNFKEALAKFEAGCLANDVKSCVKVGAIYQLGKTALPNPSKALEYYNKACEAGEVEGCSAAGGLYLNTEPQKARELFNKACDKNDGYSCEMVGSILIEAKEFKKAYEFLVKGCELGDKMSCEFAGDLRRSKQL; translated from the coding sequence ATGAAAAAAATGATTCTTGTATCGCTTTTAGCTGCTTGTGCTTTCGCAGGCGATTTTGAAGATGGCTTAAAAGCGTATGCTGGTTCAAATTTTAAAGAAGCTTTGGCTAAATTTGAAGCAGGATGTTTGGCAAATGACGTAAAATCTTGCGTAAAAGTTGGAGCGATTTACCAACTAGGAAAAACAGCTCTACCTAATCCAAGCAAGGCCTTAGAGTACTATAATAAAGCTTGCGAAGCTGGTGAGGTTGAAGGTTGCTCGGCAGCTGGTGGACTTTATCTAAACACTGAGCCGCAAAAAGCAAGAGAACTTTTTAACAAAGCTTGTGATAAGAATGATGGATATTCTTGTGAGATGGTAGGTTCTATCTTGATAGAAGCTAAAGAATTTAAAAAAGCTTATGAATTTTTAGTAAAAGGCTGCGAATTAGGCGATAAGATGTCTTGCGAATTTGCAGGCGATCTAAGACGCTCAAAACAACTATAA
- a CDS encoding M48 family metallopeptidase, with protein sequence MARKTPSLKQKSINLDFYGLSVLINFKTNVKSMRLKVGKDAKITLSMPFYSTQKMALSFLEMHRFWLENTYKKALANLPKDDEMKFLGQVYKIKFDENFKEPFFDGEFVFTPNLKSLECFKKVRAKELFLELVSHFQPFINKPIKRIVIRNSKTRWGSCNHKKSYINLSLRLIEKPLSAVRYVVLHELTHLLYPHHQKSFYDFIEKIMPDYRKQEQILKA encoded by the coding sequence ATGGCAAGAAAAACGCCTAGTTTAAAGCAAAAGAGCATAAATTTAGACTTTTATGGACTAAGCGTTTTAATAAATTTTAAAACAAATGTAAAATCCATGCGTTTAAAAGTTGGCAAGGACGCTAAGATCACACTATCTATGCCATTTTACAGCACACAAAAGATGGCTCTTAGCTTTCTTGAGATGCACAGATTTTGGCTTGAAAATACTTACAAAAAAGCTCTTGCAAATTTACCAAAAGATGATGAGATGAAATTTCTTGGGCAAGTTTATAAGATAAAATTTGATGAAAATTTTAAAGAGCCATTTTTTGATGGCGAGTTTGTCTTTACGCCAAATTTAAAAAGCCTTGAGTGTTTTAAAAAAGTAAGAGCAAAAGAGCTATTTTTAGAGCTTGTAAGCCATTTTCAGCCTTTTATAAATAAACCAATCAAGCGCATCGTCATACGAAATAGCAAAACTCGCTGGGGTAGTTGCAACCACAAAAAAAGCTACATAAACCTAAGCCTAAGACTCATAGAAAAGCCGCTCTCAGCCGTGCGCTACGTCGTTCTTCACGAGCTAACACACCTACTCTATCCGCATCATCAAAAAAGTTTTTACGATTTTATAGAAAAAATCATGCCTGATTATAGAAAGCAAGAGCAAATTTTAAAAGCGTAA
- a CDS encoding TRAP transporter permease produces MNEVKDNEEQFVEVKTREINSNFYNYFIAIVCFSWSVFQLYIAYFPLNTNISRSIHLAFAVGLVFLLYPVTFHKKAHSSLPFYDLVFCVVGVVAVLYPAVYFYELADRTGDYITQDIVISFLAIIVLLEAGRRVMGPALPIICILFLIYDHFGPYMPDIIAHQGASFEKIAGHMFLTTEGVFGVPIGVSVSFIYLFVLFGSLLERAGAGQYFINLAFSLLGKYRGGPAKASVIASGLTGMVSGSSTANVVTVGTFTIPLMKKAGLSRTKAGAIEVAAGVNGQLMPPIMGAAAFIIAEFLGMTYTNVMMAAVIPAFACYLSLFFIVHLESVKLGLKGINQSEFHSRFKIFVSGLHYITPILILLYTLLIAKESAIAAAFNAIGFLFLIMIFQEPVKKLASGEKVGINDVLIGFEDIFWAMVAAAKSMTTIAIATALAGIIVGSISLTGLGQVLSDLVELLAGDNIVMILLLTAMMSLILGMGLPTTANYIVVSSLVAPVILFLAHKNGFLIPAIAVHLFVFYFGILADDTPPVGIAAYAAAGIAKANPITVGVQGFFYDLRTAILPFAFFFNNKLMLIESVNEGDPLDSKGIIWMSNPLEILLVFGMAIVGMFAFSSLLQGYYVTKLRIWERILLIPVVPLALVPNICVKFNLIPNEYTAYIVAAVLYGFVFMTQWGIKDKPLDQIKII; encoded by the coding sequence AAATAGCAATTTTTACAACTATTTCATTGCGATCGTATGCTTTTCTTGGTCAGTTTTTCAGCTTTACATAGCTTATTTTCCACTAAATACCAACATTTCGCGCTCGATACACTTAGCCTTTGCGGTTGGGCTTGTATTTTTACTCTACCCAGTCACTTTTCATAAAAAGGCACATTCTAGTTTGCCATTTTACGATCTGGTCTTTTGTGTGGTAGGCGTTGTAGCCGTGCTTTATCCAGCTGTTTATTTTTATGAGCTAGCTGATAGGACAGGGGACTACATCACACAAGATATCGTAATATCGTTTTTGGCGATCATTGTCTTGCTTGAGGCTGGTAGGCGCGTAATGGGGCCAGCACTTCCAATTATTTGTATATTATTTTTAATATATGATCACTTTGGCCCTTATATGCCAGACATCATCGCTCATCAGGGTGCCAGCTTTGAAAAGATCGCAGGCCATATGTTTTTGACAACTGAGGGTGTCTTTGGTGTGCCTATCGGAGTTAGCGTTAGTTTTATCTATCTTTTTGTTCTTTTTGGCTCATTGCTTGAGAGGGCAGGTGCTGGGCAATATTTCATAAATTTAGCTTTCTCTCTTCTTGGAAAATATAGAGGCGGTCCGGCTAAGGCCTCGGTCATCGCAAGTGGCCTAACAGGCATGGTCTCAGGCAGCTCCACAGCAAACGTCGTAACCGTTGGTACATTTACCATACCACTTATGAAAAAGGCTGGTCTTTCACGTACAAAAGCCGGTGCTATCGAGGTTGCTGCTGGCGTAAACGGACAGCTCATGCCACCTATCATGGGTGCGGCTGCTTTTATCATAGCTGAGTTTTTGGGTATGACATATACAAATGTTATGATGGCAGCGGTTATTCCTGCATTTGCGTGCTATTTGTCGCTATTTTTCATCGTGCATTTAGAGAGTGTGAAGCTTGGTTTAAAAGGTATAAACCAAAGCGAGTTTCACTCAAGATTTAAAATTTTTGTAAGCGGACTTCACTATATAACTCCGATTTTAATTTTGCTTTATACACTATTAATCGCAAAAGAGTCAGCTATCGCTGCGGCGTTTAATGCGATTGGATTTTTATTTTTAATAATGATCTTTCAAGAGCCAGTTAAAAAACTAGCAAGTGGCGAAAAAGTTGGAATAAATGATGTATTAATAGGCTTTGAAGATATATTTTGGGCGATGGTCGCAGCCGCAAAAAGTATGACAACGATCGCCATTGCAACCGCACTTGCAGGTATCATCGTGGGTTCTATCTCTCTAACTGGCCTTGGTCAAGTACTTTCAGATTTAGTTGAGTTACTTGCTGGTGATAATATAGTTATGATATTGCTTCTTACTGCGATGATGTCACTTATACTAGGAATGGGTCTTCCAACGACGGCAAATTACATCGTAGTTTCAAGCCTTGTGGCACCTGTTATTTTATTTTTGGCGCACAAAAATGGCTTTTTAATCCCAGCCATTGCTGTGCATCTTTTTGTCTTTTACTTTGGAATTTTAGCTGATGACACGCCACCAGTTGGCATCGCAGCTTATGCAGCAGCTGGTATCGCCAAAGCGAATCCTATAACCGTTGGCGTTCAAGGATTCTTTTACGATCTAAGAACGGCGATCTTGCCATTTGCCTTTTTCTTTAACAACAAACTTATGCTAATAGAAAGCGTAAATGAGGGCGACCCGCTTGATTCAAAAGGAATAATCTGGATGAGCAATCCACTTGAAATTTTACTTGTCTTTGGTATGGCGATCGTGGGAATGTTTGCTTTTTCAAGCTTACTTCAAGGCTACTATGTCACAAAGCTTAGAATTTGGGAGCGTATTCTTTTGATCCCTGTTGTGCCACTAGCTCTTGTACCAAATATATGTGTGAAATTTAATCTTATACCAAACGAATATACTGCTTATATCGTAGCTGCTGTACTTTATGGATTTGTTTTTATGACTCAATGGGGCATTAAAGACAAACCACTTGATCAAATAAAAATAATCTAA